One region of Halohasta litchfieldiae genomic DNA includes:
- a CDS encoding ArsR/SmtB family transcription factor: MTESTASTGELPDSLTRLYDDPEAEAAALRERAGNAAVADRVSSLCAALSNPLRLRLLWALRDGECCVCELQTAVEAPQSTVATQLKCLTDAGLVTTRKEGKWSYYSVADTEIFELIDHATEFVDPVEATE; encoded by the coding sequence ATGACCGAGTCTACCGCGTCGACAGGTGAGCTTCCGGACTCCCTTACTCGACTCTACGACGACCCCGAAGCGGAGGCGGCAGCGCTCCGCGAGCGGGCGGGCAACGCTGCGGTCGCCGACCGGGTGAGCAGTCTCTGTGCAGCGCTCTCGAACCCCCTGCGGCTGCGCTTGCTGTGGGCACTGCGTGACGGCGAGTGCTGTGTCTGTGAGCTACAGACTGCCGTCGAGGCTCCCCAGTCGACGGTCGCAACCCAACTTAAATGTTTGACTGACGCCGGGCTCGTGACCACTCGCAAGGAGGGCAAATGGAGCTACTACAGCGTGGCCGATACGGAGATTTTTGAGTTGATCGACCACGCAACCGAGTTTGTCGACCCAGTGGAGGCGACCGAATGA
- a CDS encoding L-aspartate oxidase, giving the protein MSQYTTSSIYSDASASDHAQSTPTDIEYEEIHVPVLVIGAGAAGARVAIELKEQGVEPLVIGKRDYGDAHTTWAAGGINAALGSRDPEDDWRIHAADTLREGHFLNDPHAVELVAREMPNRIRELVDWGMPFARTEDGQIQQRYFGAQSFRRTCFVGDHTGEAMLETLVDKAQSLSIPYRENVMITRLLSDGDRVEGAVGFDMETGDNLCFVTDQVVVAAGGSSAMYNRHSSRDEENNGDGPALALDAGAELLDMEFVQFHPTGMVGDRYGEEWDGRLVTEAVRGEGGRLYNAENERFMERYSPDQMELDARDVVARAITQEIREGRGTANGGVYLDISHRDDDYIQDRLPGMVDRFGHLGVDITSDPMEVAPTAHYTMGGVDIDPHTGETGVDGLYAVGESTAGVHGANRLGGNSLAETVAVAKPVGQHIAAEVQPRGFATDGGSGDVDVITETKTQLSLRMRAQAEREFAGLTQLEAADGATTAEELLDDLGELLWRDAGIIRDEAGLREAVSELETLRDRISELRIEGDRTTRSFELAVDLGFSLAVAEATLRTALERTESRGAHYRSDYPEMDNQFRESLIVSDGKRGIAIRRRPVAEPSKPVQAALDEHHELDYHHLE; this is encoded by the coding sequence ATGAGCCAGTATACAACCAGTTCGATCTACAGCGACGCATCGGCTTCCGACCACGCTCAGTCGACTCCCACCGATATCGAATACGAGGAAATCCACGTCCCCGTCCTCGTCATTGGAGCCGGTGCAGCCGGGGCACGGGTCGCTATCGAACTCAAGGAGCAGGGAGTCGAGCCGCTCGTAATCGGCAAGCGCGATTACGGCGACGCTCACACGACGTGGGCCGCCGGTGGGATCAACGCCGCCCTCGGCAGCCGCGACCCCGAAGACGACTGGCGAATTCACGCCGCCGACACGCTTCGAGAGGGCCACTTCCTCAACGACCCCCACGCGGTGGAACTCGTCGCCCGCGAGATGCCCAATCGGATTCGTGAACTCGTCGACTGGGGGATGCCCTTTGCCCGGACCGAAGACGGACAGATCCAACAGCGATATTTCGGTGCCCAGTCGTTCCGGCGAACCTGTTTTGTCGGCGACCATACCGGCGAAGCGATGCTCGAAACACTGGTCGACAAAGCCCAGTCGCTGTCGATCCCTTACCGCGAGAACGTGATGATCACCCGCCTGCTGTCTGATGGCGACCGCGTGGAGGGCGCGGTCGGCTTCGATATGGAAACCGGCGACAACCTCTGTTTCGTCACCGATCAGGTCGTCGTCGCCGCCGGAGGTTCAAGTGCGATGTACAACCGCCACTCCTCACGCGACGAAGAAAACAACGGCGACGGGCCGGCGCTCGCACTTGATGCGGGTGCGGAACTCCTCGATATGGAGTTCGTCCAGTTCCATCCCACCGGGATGGTCGGCGACCGCTACGGCGAAGAGTGGGATGGTCGACTCGTCACCGAGGCCGTTCGTGGTGAGGGTGGTCGACTGTACAACGCCGAAAACGAGCGATTCATGGAGCGCTACTCGCCGGACCAGATGGAACTCGACGCCCGTGACGTGGTCGCCAGAGCGATCACTCAAGAGATTCGCGAGGGCCGCGGCACAGCCAATGGCGGCGTCTATCTCGACATTTCTCATCGTGATGACGACTATATTCAGGACCGACTGCCGGGGATGGTCGACCGGTTTGGGCATCTCGGCGTCGACATCACGAGCGATCCGATGGAAGTCGCGCCCACCGCGCACTACACGATGGGTGGGGTCGACATCGACCCGCACACTGGCGAAACCGGCGTCGACGGGCTGTATGCTGTCGGTGAGTCCACGGCGGGCGTCCACGGTGCAAACCGACTTGGCGGCAACTCGCTGGCCGAAACCGTGGCGGTCGCCAAACCGGTCGGTCAGCATATCGCCGCCGAAGTCCAACCGCGTGGGTTCGCTACAGATGGTGGCTCCGGCGATGTCGACGTTATCACCGAAACCAAGACGCAGCTTTCGCTCCGCATGCGTGCCCAAGCCGAGCGGGAGTTCGCTGGGCTCACGCAGCTCGAAGCCGCCGACGGAGCAACGACAGCCGAGGAACTACTCGATGATCTCGGTGAACTGCTCTGGCGAGACGCCGGGATTATCCGAGACGAAGCGGGACTCCGGGAGGCGGTCTCGGAACTCGAAACCCTTCGGGACCGAATCAGTGAACTCCGGATCGAGGGCGACCGGACGACGCGATCCTTCGAGTTGGCCGTCGACCTCGGCTTTTCGCTAGCGGTCGCCGAGGCAACGCTTCGAACCGCACTCGAACGTACCGAATCACGGGGTGCCCACTACCGCTCTGACTACCCCGAGATGGACAACCAGTTCCGGGAGAGCCTCATCGTCTCGGATGGCAAACGAGGGATAGCGATCCGTCGACGGCCAGTTGCCGAACCCAGCAAACCGGTCCAAGCGGCGCTCGACGAACACCACGAACTCGACTACCACCATCTGGAGTAA
- the rnhB gene encoding ribonuclease HII, producing MTEFRIGVDEAGKGPVLGPMVAAAVRAAPSDLPDGLADSKRLTATKRESLAERLRATEDVDIGIGVITVAEIDDPESDMNSLTVAAQVRAIAAIAQSDDNAIVDAGDVSESRFARRVTEGVAGEGIEIELTAEHGADDSYQLAAAASVIAKVDRDSRIATIGAEYAQPVGSGYPSDSTTRDFLAGYVDHHGELPACARRSWSTCEDVLAAAEQAALGDF from the coding sequence ATGACCGAGTTCCGGATCGGCGTCGACGAGGCGGGCAAAGGCCCCGTGTTGGGACCGATGGTCGCGGCCGCAGTCCGTGCGGCACCGAGCGATCTCCCCGACGGACTCGCGGATTCCAAACGCCTCACCGCCACAAAACGGGAGTCGCTGGCCGAGCGGCTTCGAGCCACTGAGGACGTCGACATCGGAATTGGCGTCATCACGGTTGCGGAGATCGACGATCCGGAGAGCGATATGAACAGTCTCACCGTTGCTGCGCAGGTTCGGGCGATTGCGGCAATCGCACAAAGTGACGACAACGCCATCGTCGACGCCGGCGACGTCTCGGAATCACGCTTTGCCCGCCGGGTCACGGAGGGCGTTGCTGGAGAGGGGATCGAGATCGAACTGACTGCCGAGCATGGAGCCGACGACAGCTACCAGTTGGCCGCAGCCGCAAGTGTGATCGCAAAAGTCGACCGTGATAGCCGCATCGCCACGATTGGGGCCGAGTACGCCCAGCCGGTCGGCAGTGGCTATCCCAGCGATTCGACCACGCGAGACTTTTTGGCGGGCTATGTCGACCACCATGGAGAGCTTCCGGCCTGCGCTCGGCGGTCGTGGTCGACGTGTGAAGACGTGCTCGCCGCGGCTGAACAGGCCGCACTCGGCGATTTCTGA
- a CDS encoding preprotein translocase subunit SecD — MIDRIKSNWRITLLVIVVILSTVALVSPALGGGEEEFGNQSEQADSLTNLKFGLDLAGGTRIRAPLIGMTAENVEFGDDSRAQVAAAVAGELPDTDTTDVITRQGGPETAATVEMVNPDITESQFATAMDAAGYEYGEIRDGVTQATRDEAIAVLSGKVNQAGLSGSTVQQVSSAAGEFFMLIEVPGQDRQDVISLIEERGNVRVDIYHQNDGGEYVTERAVLTGDDFQSVSTATQDDRRGPHVPVTVRQSSADQFRQTAVETGLAGEGGSRCTYNQNPESTEPCLLLVVDDEVVNAFGMDPSLAQSIANGEWAKDSSFILTTTSFEEAQRVAINLRAGALPANLDIDGGTTSFISPTQGENFRANSLIVGILSVLAVAGVVFLRYREPKVALPMIVTAFSEVVILLGFAAYLGYPLDLAVIAGFIAVIGTGVDDLIIIADEVMAEGDVSSQKVFDSRFKRAFWVIGVAAATTILAMSPLAVLSLGDLRGFAIFTILGVLVGVLITRPAYGDILRYLMTDR; from the coding sequence ATGATCGACCGAATCAAATCCAACTGGCGGATCACATTGCTGGTCATCGTTGTGATACTGTCGACGGTCGCGCTGGTCTCGCCGGCGCTTGGCGGCGGCGAGGAGGAGTTCGGCAACCAGTCCGAGCAGGCAGACAGCCTCACCAACCTCAAGTTCGGCCTTGATCTGGCCGGTGGGACGCGGATCAGAGCGCCACTGATCGGCATGACCGCCGAGAACGTCGAGTTCGGTGACGATAGCCGGGCCCAGGTCGCGGCCGCGGTCGCAGGAGAGCTCCCCGACACGGATACGACTGATGTGATTACCCGACAGGGCGGTCCCGAAACGGCCGCGACTGTCGAGATGGTCAACCCCGATATTACCGAGTCACAGTTCGCTACGGCGATGGACGCCGCAGGCTACGAGTACGGTGAAATCCGCGATGGGGTCACACAGGCCACCCGCGACGAGGCGATTGCAGTGCTCTCCGGGAAAGTCAATCAGGCCGGACTCTCCGGGAGTACCGTCCAACAGGTCTCCAGTGCCGCCGGTGAGTTCTTCATGCTCATCGAAGTCCCCGGACAGGATCGACAGGACGTCATTTCGCTGATCGAGGAACGCGGGAACGTTCGGGTCGACATCTATCATCAAAACGACGGTGGGGAGTACGTCACCGAGCGGGCCGTGCTCACGGGTGATGACTTCCAGAGTGTCAGTACTGCAACCCAAGACGACCGACGCGGGCCACACGTGCCGGTAACGGTGCGCCAGAGCTCCGCCGACCAGTTCCGGCAGACGGCCGTCGAAACCGGGCTTGCAGGAGAGGGCGGCTCTCGGTGCACATACAACCAGAACCCCGAGTCGACCGAGCCATGTCTCCTGTTGGTCGTCGACGATGAGGTCGTCAACGCCTTCGGGATGGACCCCAGCCTCGCACAGAGCATCGCAAACGGCGAGTGGGCGAAGGATTCGAGCTTCATCCTGACGACGACCTCCTTCGAGGAGGCCCAGCGCGTGGCGATCAACCTGCGTGCCGGTGCGCTCCCGGCCAACCTCGATATCGACGGCGGGACGACCTCGTTCATCTCGCCGACACAGGGTGAGAACTTCCGGGCCAACTCGCTTATTGTCGGGATCCTCTCGGTGTTGGCGGTCGCAGGAGTCGTCTTCCTGCGCTACCGCGAGCCGAAAGTCGCCCTGCCGATGATCGTCACTGCCTTCTCGGAGGTGGTGATCCTGCTCGGCTTTGCGGCCTATCTGGGCTATCCACTGGATCTAGCAGTGATCGCTGGTTTCATTGCGGTGATCGGTACGGGTGTCGACGACCTGATCATCATCGCCGACGAGGTGATGGCGGAGGGCGATGTCTCCAGTCAGAAGGTCTTCGATTCGCGGTTCAAACGCGCCTTCTGGGTGATCGGTGTCGCCGCCGCAACGACGATCCTTGCGATGTCACCGCTGGCAGTGCTGTCGCTCGGTGATCTCCGTGGGTTTGCGATCTTCACGATCCTCGGCGTGCTCGTCGGGGTGCTGATCACCCGCCCGGCCTACGGTGACATCCTGCGGTATCTGATGACCGACCGCTAA
- a CDS encoding tRNA pseudouridine(54/55) synthase Pus10 produces the protein MSLLAEARAVIEAGPVCDSCVGRVFADRSFGLSNVDRGRSLRISLALDDDEPYESVDPVDCWVCEGECGRFDEWAERAVDAVGDPEFSTYQVGTKTPPLIEENDELLRMDAGLDADRGELFKSNFNREVGKRIGQLTDTEVEFGRPDVQITLDIENDRVETKINSAFIYGRYRKLERDIPQTEWPCRECHGSGRQGKRTCDHCDGEGYLYPESVEQLSAPIVMDVMDGTEATFHGAGREDVDARMLGTGRPFVIEVEEPYRRTVDTERLEGDINAFAEGKVEVEGLRLASYEMVERVKGLDASKTYRAAVEFEEDVTESDLQAAIEELDGSTIEQYTPERVDHRRAGLTRVREVYSASAEFEDLTHATVEIHGEGGLYIKELISGDNDRTEPSLAGLLGIPAVVTALDVTAVEGIDEPFEDEDFFL, from the coding sequence ATGAGTCTGCTTGCCGAAGCCCGGGCGGTCATCGAGGCTGGCCCGGTCTGTGATAGCTGTGTCGGCCGGGTGTTCGCCGACCGGAGTTTCGGCCTCTCGAACGTCGACCGCGGCCGAAGCCTCCGAATCTCGCTTGCGCTCGATGACGACGAACCCTACGAATCAGTCGACCCCGTCGATTGTTGGGTGTGTGAGGGCGAGTGCGGCCGGTTCGACGAATGGGCCGAGCGCGCGGTCGACGCAGTTGGTGACCCCGAGTTTTCGACCTACCAAGTCGGCACGAAAACCCCGCCGCTGATCGAAGAAAACGACGAACTGCTCCGGATGGACGCCGGACTCGACGCCGACCGCGGCGAACTATTCAAATCCAATTTTAACCGCGAGGTCGGCAAGCGAATCGGCCAGCTTACTGATACCGAGGTCGAGTTCGGTCGACCGGACGTCCAGATCACCCTCGACATCGAAAACGACCGTGTCGAAACCAAAATCAATTCCGCCTTTATATACGGCCGCTACCGCAAACTGGAGCGGGATATTCCTCAGACCGAGTGGCCCTGCCGGGAGTGTCACGGGAGCGGCAGACAGGGCAAGCGCACCTGTGACCACTGCGACGGCGAGGGGTATCTCTACCCCGAGAGCGTTGAACAGCTATCTGCGCCCATCGTGATGGACGTGATGGACGGCACCGAGGCCACCTTCCACGGGGCGGGTCGAGAGGACGTCGACGCCCGCATGCTGGGCACTGGTCGACCGTTCGTGATCGAAGTTGAAGAGCCATACCGCCGGACTGTCGACACCGAACGACTGGAGGGCGATATCAATGCCTTCGCCGAGGGAAAAGTCGAAGTCGAAGGCTTGCGGCTGGCGAGCTACGAGATGGTCGAACGCGTCAAGGGACTCGACGCCTCGAAAACCTATCGCGCAGCCGTAGAGTTTGAGGAGGATGTGACCGAGAGCGACCTGCAGGCGGCCATCGAGGAACTCGATGGGTCGACTATCGAGCAGTACACGCCCGAGCGCGTCGACCACCGCCGCGCAGGCCTGACTCGTGTTCGAGAGGTCTATTCAGCCAGTGCTGAATTTGAGGACCTTACTCACGCCACAGTCGAGATCCACGGCGAGGGTGGCCTGTATATCAAGGAACTCATCTCGGGCGACAACGACCGCACCGAGCCAAGCCTTGCGGGACTGCTGGGTATTCCAGCAGTCGTCACGGCTCTTGATGTGACGGCTGTCGAAGGCATCGACGAACCGTTCGAGGACGAGGATTTCTTTTTATAA